DNA from Salmo trutta chromosome 14, fSalTru1.1, whole genome shotgun sequence:
tccttccagttctctgccgccaatgactggaacgaactgcaaaaaacaCTGAGGCTGGAGActcgtatctccctcactagctttaagcactagctgtcagagcagctcacagatcactgcacatagcccatctgtaaatagcccatccaactacctcatccccatactgtgtttatttattttgctcctttgcaccccagtatctctacttgcacattcatcttctgcacatctaccattccagtgtttaattgctatattgtaattacttcaccaccatggcctattttttgccttacctcccttatcctacctcatttgcacatactgtatatagaatttTCTACTGTATGATTGACTGCATGTTTGCTTATtccgtgtgtaactctgttgtatgtgtcgaactgccgtgttttatcttggccaggtcgcagttgcaaatgagaacttgttctcaactagcctacctggttaaataaaggtgaagtaatttttttttaaatatacatacAACCGAGATACATGCTCCAACTCACACAAGGCAATGCAAGCATGCCATCATGTTCAAAGCATGCTTGCATTGCCTTGTGTGAGTTGGAGCATGTATCtcggttgttttttttcttcccctcCAGAGGTTTGAAAGCAACCACTACGTCACTTGAAAATGAGACCTTTGGGAATCAGGCCATGCATGCTAATAAGCAAGCACACTTTTCCCTTTTAACCATGAAGCCAAACCAAGACATTAAGGGAGACTACCTTCGTCCGGGCAGACTGGGCTCTTGGTGGGGATGACTGGCGTTCGTCTCTCCTCCGCCTTGGTGCGGTGTCTCTTCCTGGACCTCTGAGTGTCCACAACCGGCACAACCGGCACCCCTCGGGGGCTGACACCAGGGCCATCGCCTTTACTGCTTCGCATATCCTTGCGCCTCTCCTTCTCACGGTCCTTCTCTTTGTGCTTCTTTGACTTTTTCTTGGACTTCTTGCTACTGCTTGGCGAGGGAGGGGGGATAATGGTAGAGGATGAAGAAGAGATGGTGAGGGCTGGGTTGCTTTGGGGACTGGAGCTGGCTGGTGGCGGCATGCAGGGGCCATAACGGTCAGCGGTCCTGCTCGGGGGGCTGGAGGTGGCTATCGGTGAGGGGGGTTCCAAGCAGGTGGAGCTCTGGTCCAGGGGCAGGTCCTGGGTGCCACGGCCCTCGGGCGTGCTGGGCGAGTTGGAGTTGGAGCCCGGGCCAGACTGATGCGATGGGGGAGGGCGTTGAGAAACCTGGagctgggagggagggggaaggtggTGGTGGTTGAGGGGCGGGCCagcagtggtggtggtgctggCTGGGAGAGACGAGCGCTTTGTGTTGGTGGTGGCAGCGGCGCTGTGGTGGCTGTCGTCCTCCTTCGGGGGGGCGCGGCGCTCTCTAGAGGACGAGGTGGGGATGGGGGTTGGGGCGGCAGGGGGCCCTTGGCTGGTGACATGGGAGATGCGAGGCTTCTTCGGCATCAGAGGGTCGGTGAAGTGAACCGGCAACTCGGGCTGGCACTTCTGCTAAAAGACCATAACCAAACAAGGATTTCTACGGTGAATGAGTGATAAAGGACCAATGTTTCCTTTTGATTTTAGCAAACAATTCATTGCATAGGTTTAAGATAAAAATGTATCTTTACAGGAGAGACCTGGTCATTTGGTTTGGCTCGTCTGTTCGCTATGCATTGGTTTGTGCGAGTAATACTGAAAGTGTTTGTGTCCAGCAGGGTGTACTGTTGAGGGGTTACCTGTGGGGAAGCCGGGAGGCCGTCTTTAAGAGGACTGCTGGAGGAAAGTGTCTCAGTGGGAAGGCCCAGTTTCCTGAGAGAAAGAGGAGACGAGAGGGTCAACTGACCGTAAGCCGCCGCTACACGGGGTCCCTTTCGCAATAAAATGGAGGGGCCTGTTCAGGAGGGTGCAACGTCGCTAAAACATTCAGACAAATGCGTTGTGACCTACCGAACCAAGATCCCGTTGACCTGAACGCGGTCATCCTCGGAGTAGCCCGGCCAGTCCCTCTGCACATCGCGGTACACAAACTCCTTCAGAGTGTAAGAGTTATCTTTGGGGTTCAGGTTGGCCACCTGCGGACAAACACAGACACGCGAACAAGATCAACAGCGTCTAATTTTGTAGTCGTTCCTTTTCAAAAAAAGTGCTGCTCAATCATTTGGGAGCATTAAAAGCAACAAATACAACCGCTGGTAATATTTTTGTCTCTTTACTTGAGTCAAACAAATCCTAAGGGTTAAAGACTTTTCTGTTGGTGCCTGCCCTGCTTGCATCAACCTGGGTGTAAAGTCATTGCATTTAATTAGCATTTCATCCCCAAACCCAGTGTCTCTGTATTCTCCATCACAACATTATGCAAATCCCTAAGCgagtctgtgtgttgtgttttatgtACCCGGAGCATGGGAGTAGTCAGCATTGTAGTCAGACAACTCATTTGCTTTAGGCAAATAAACCAGTTTGAGTATGTTATCTATAAATGTGTGCGTGCTTGGTTCACGCCGTGTGTGTGTACGACTAATGGCTTTAATGTATAGCCGCTTCATTCTTGCTGTGTGCTATGTTCAGTAGTGGTGAATGAAGGTCTTTGTACTGCAGGGAACAGGTCCTCTGTGATTTGCATTCTGTGGTCTAATGCCTCAGAAGGGTGAAGATTCCTAGGGGCAAACTGGGACATGCGTCTTCTCATACAGTTACCCAGTTACTCATACTTTAAAATATCTATTTACTTAAGTGCATATTTAAGAATCACTTTAAATATCCACGTATTATTTATTCAAGCTCTAGCCATCTTATCTATGTgttctagtgctgagcgattaacagACATCGGTTTTTAAAACTAATTGACCGACATCGGTTCAACGATTAGAATGTCATTGTTAGGTTtatttctgtgagctcaatgtgcaCATTTTCTCTAGAAATAAGATCAAGCCCGAGcggtgcgatgtagtagggagttgtagtttccaaaagGCCAATGGTGAACATAATCACCATGTTTTCTGTGCTAaactaactacaatgaccataatccattgtgcgCGTACTTGTCCAGTGTTTCTTTTACATCTGCTAAGTTAAAAAAAGAACGCGTGATCAATATTAACTCGAGACCAGTTGCTTCGCAAggcatctctacctgaaaatacatgatctactGCAAGTGATTGATAgctggtattcagcagtcataaaagcaCCCCTCATTTAGGTTGAAGAACTTCTCAAATAATGATTTTGCCGGACAGCGtcggcagcagctctatagaaatgacttggaatgaaatagtAATCAAATAATAATGTATGTAATAATCACAACAACTTATTCAAGTGAAGTGATTAATAAGTGGTGACGtaaatgggcagtcactaccattatTTTATTCTGTGTGTTCAACCCACATATTgcatgtaaaaataaaataaaaccgtGATTATAAAAAAAGATTATCAGCGGTAATGTGTTCCCCTACCAGTTTCAGGGAAGCCTCTGTAGTTTTGTTGGCCCCTCCCCCCGGTTTCATCAAAAACTATGAAACACTACCCTCCACCCTCTCGGTTACTTGTTGCAGGGCACTAGCCTTACTTGTTGCAGGGCACTAGCCTTACTTGTTGCAGGGTGCTCCCCAGAGAGCTGCGGTCCTTCTGGCTGACCCCGTCCCGTTGCAACCTGGCCAGTAGCTCCAGCTTCTTGTAAGAGCGCAGAGCCAGCAGGTGGACGAGGCGGTCGCGGTAGGGCCGCTGGGACACCGGGTTGTTGGCAAGGCACTTGCGGATGGTGTTGGCTGGGTTGATGGGGGTGGAGCGTTTGCGCTCCGCGACTGGTTCAGAGCCTGACGGCGCTGGCTTGCGGATCTGGACTCTCTTACCTGATGTTAGAGAGGGGTGAGGAAGGCATAGAcgagaaatgtatttatttgatcCATTTATGGTTTCTCTCATGCTTAAAAAAATGGACCAATTAAAAATGTTTTCTTGCTAATACCTCAGAATTGAGTTTTACAGCAGAAATgactaactcactaactagcagcTAAGTCGCTTGCTGTCAATCCCACAAAGacattttttttatcaacatgacaacataatgttatagGGTTATTGGATACTGACTGAAAGATAAGGACAAAAGCCAGCAGACACTTGGAACCCTAGAGGGTCAAAGTCGTTAAGCAACCATTTTGTGTTCGGAAATGTATGTGGTTTGAATTTGAACTAACCGTGCACTACTAGTACGAGTTGTATCATACAAGCCTGATTTGAAGAGACTGAGTTCCCAATGTAAATGTCATTAAGAGCCTACAGAGAATCTGGCCCCCAGCTCATTAGTCCTCTGCTTAGTCAGGATGCCTTGACATCTCTTCATACTGTTCTCAGTGATCATGAAAATCTAAAGCTCTTTAAGAGATTAAGGTTAGAGAGAGAAACTTGTACCCTCGTCTGCCCCCTAGTCCCTTCGTCTGGGGAAATGCTGATAGACATGCGAGAGATCTCTAagcacacaaaccacacacattTTTGCTGTCTCAGCCTTGTGAGACTGAGGCAGGTATGATGCTTGCATCAGCTGCGAATGAGTTTTTCCTGCAAGCATTTGGCCAGCCTAGTGAGTCTATACAGTGGGAGATAAAGGACTGCAAGACAACACAGCAAGTCTGTTGGTTTGCTACCAGAATTACATGGTTTCTGCCATAATACGCATGTGTTTAGTGTACTAAACTCTGAATGACATCAAGTAAATAAGCTCTTATTTATGACAAACACTGTATAGGGTCCCAGACCAATATACCTAACTGACATAGCCTAAACAAACAAGATAAATGCAGGTTACAGCTCATTCTTGCTAATGTTAATAGGGTGCTTCTATTGAGCCAGCTGTTACATGCCCGAACTCCACCCCTTTCCTCTGCTTCCCTCTCAGTTTCCATCTGGGCCATTGTATGCAAATGAATTCCCAAGGGAAAGAGGGTTTAACTGACTAAGTTTCTGAGTGGGTGGGACTTCAAGTTCAGAGCCACGACTAGTAAGGCAGATTTCAGGGATTCCTGCAGTCAACTATAGTTCCAGAGTGGCGTTAGAGGTAGAAGAATAAACCTCCCACCAAAAATAAGAATGTGCTTACTGTTGAGAAAACATGCAACCCCAATGAATTTTGTTAGACAGCCAATACCAATTTATATGGAGATAACTGGATCTTTTTTTCTACTGGTAAGCCCTGAAacccttttttttggggggggggggggggggtagaggtgTTACTGTAGCACACATGTGATTGCAGTTTGCTAATCAAATCCCcgctggattgatgcaaataatcatgatatcattctgcctgATAGAGCGACTACATTGTAGGCAACGTTTAATTGAGGTTTTTGAGAAAGCATTTCCATCTACCGGAAAATGGTTGTCATTAGCATAATCGCTAACAGCTACACAAAGTGTTATACAAATGCTCACACACAGGGGAATGTCCACACTGTTGCCTCTTGAGAAAGATGAAGGAAAACACAAATCACTTATGCATTTTGTCTTATAATCTTCGGAAAATTAATACAAATTTGAATAATTTCAATATATTTAGgcgttcaataaaaaaaaatattgttgaattccgttttTTTTCTGGATTCCGTCCTCATCGCGTATTTTAGAGCCCCACTACACGATCGTTACCATACGCTGTTGTGAAAACAAGACAGATTTATACTAGAATATATCACATATAAAAGACATCTATGGGGAACACATCTTTCAGAGTTCTATAACAAGTAGCAAAAGGGCCATTTAGGTGACACCAAACCTCTGTTGCAGTTCGGGGCTAGAAAATAAACGATTTGCCAGTGAAGCTCAGTATATGTTTCTCTGCTGTGGGAGAACTGAGTCCCAGGTCAGCGGAGGCAGATTTGGCATGACCAGTTAAAACAACACTGAGCTGTTACATTGCACACTCTCAATCTCCATCGTATCTCCACCGGCCAGACGGGACGGGAGATTGTGACAGAGCGAGGGGCCAAATTAGATTAGCTTTTACTTTTCCACTTGCCCAACCTCAATCTAGTTGCAGTGTACTAGAAAAGGCAAGACAATTGGTTtacaggtgtgtgtgggtgtatgtgttgGGAGAGAGTGGGGCTGTAGGCCAGGGTTGTAGTTAAATAAGCACCATTTAGAGTGCAACTTTAACCCAAATTTGGCTGTGTTGGCAGACCGTGTCAATATTCATAAATAGCCTCCTTCCCTCACCTTGTGTAACCACTAATAGACTGAACCCAAAGGGCTTAGTCAGGTACAAACGATGGAAAAGTGGGCTTTAAGTTCCTTTACTTTTGACCAAGCTAGTTCTTAAGAGAATcagtggttaaaaaaaaaaaaaaaaaaaaaaaaaaagaggtggTTAGGAAAACAAAGCCATTTTGGAGTAGTAGGACCCGGCCTGTGAGAATACTACTGTTGGGGGGTAGATTAGTGCATGAAACTTGCCTCTGAACTGGCCCACAGGCTTGAGGACCTTGGTCCCCCGTTTGCGACTGTCCTCCTCGGCCTGCGCCATGCGCTCCCGGGTCACCTGGTAGGAGTCGTTGGTGGCACACACCGTGACTTTGTCCTGAACCGTCCCCAAGGACACCAGGTGGGGGGTCCCTGAGCTGGAAAGGATGGGGGGGATTTCAGTCATACAGCACAGGGTTTCTCACCTTGGACACAATTCAATTAAACCAATTCCTCATTAACAAGGCTCAATGACATGGTCAAATTCTGACACCAGAGTGACATGCATTCCAGTTAACAACAATTTACGTTGGGTCTTCAGTAGCGAGCACTGGGGCATGCTCGGTTTAGTTCCAGAGGGTGCTTACCTGGACTCATATTGTTGGATGCACTCAAAGCTTCCCTGAGGGTTGTCCTTGCCCACGTTGGACAGATAGAAGTCAAAGTTCTGAGAGCCATCCAGAGAGTCAGTCCTTGGGATCTTAATACgctgtgaggataacatcaaaaATACAATTAAAGAAAATGaattaaagaaaaaaacatttaaccACAGAAAACCAGGAAGGCCTCTCTTTGCCCTCAAGCTGTACGCATGAGTGAGGAATTGAATGGAGGTACTCAATCATTCTGAATGGGATGTGAAATGGGGATTCATTTTGCTCTACTGCTATAGTTTCGGGTTGGGAAGAGATTTCGCTCATATTTGAATGTGAGAGTCAGTCATGCCAAATAGCAAACCATCTGTAAAAACACTTCAAGTGGGCCTCATTTCTCATGGTCTCGTAACATTATCCCTTTacagtgatatgtgtgtgtgtgtgtgtgtgtgtgtgtgtgtgtgtgtgtgtgtgtgtgtgtgtgtgtgtgtgtgtgtgtgtgtgtgtgtgtgtattgcctCTGTCAATATAGACTGATCTGAGCTATGGGATCTCAGATTAATGAATGTGAGCTTGCATGACAGGCAGATCTTTGAGGTCCAAGTTGCTGGGAGTGTGTGTTGACGGTCTGCAGCTGTGCCCAGGTACCAGACTAGGGTTGCTACATTCTGGGaaatttcaataaattccctggttttcctgaaatcctggttggaggtttCCGGATTTCCTGCTTTCTCCCTCCTGGTGCTGGGAATCCATTAAAACGAGATAttgggaaaaccagggaatttatggAAATGTTGTAACCTTAGTCTGGTGCCTGTGCTCTGGGCCCAGCTGCAAACTGTTAGAGCAGTATTTATAGATCTTGGGACATTGGAGAGTTAAACTCTTCATAGCGCACAGCCAGGGTAGTCAGGGGTTAACCGGATGCTTTCAGAGGGGTAGCAAGAGTCAGGCAACAAGCCACCAAATACACCTCGTAGCTGAACAAATGCCCATTTCACTGAAACCAAGACAATCATTGGGTCTTCAACAATATTGGCCAGAATTTTCTTACGTCTAGTCTATACCACCAGCACTCAAATGTTAGGTTGAATAAGTTTTCATGGTTGCTTTACAAAACTCAGTCTACCAGCCACAGGGTTGACCCGTAGTACTGTAGTCAAAATGAAGATTTTAGGTGCGAACATACTTACCCCTTGGAGTCCCTTGAATTGTATTGTTGGCCGCGAGGACGGTACATTCTGAAAAAGAGAGGACAGGGATTGGACATTTTCAACGTAAGTGTCGACTGCGAGATTGACATTTGACTGATTACGATGGAAAATATCTCAGTTACAACTGGAGTATCGCTGAGCTGTGGTTGAGAAAAACACCCAAAGCCTTTTCTAATTTAGTGACAAAAGTAGGCTATTCTGTCAACCAGTCACGGCGCATATGCTACTGGTGTGCTAGCTAGCACGTTTATAGTTTCATACATTTGTGACGAGTAAAAGTAGGAATTAAGAGCAGGAATTAGCAACCCTCTCATGTTGAAAGCCATGTAGGCCTAAATCATAGGTATCTCAAACAAAGTGGTCAGGAATATCAGCTTTTCCTCAGAATAAGCAAATGCAATTTATGTCAGATTATGATATAGAAAATCACATGTAGTCCAATTACATCAGCAGGTTGCATATAATGGTAGCACCACGAGGAAACATCGGCACTGCAGAATAGGTTCTTCACTGGCTGTTTTGAAACTTCAGGAACTTCCCAGGAACTTCCCCTTAACAGTGTACACCGAAAAT
Protein-coding regions in this window:
- the LOC115208257 gene encoding RNA polymerase II elongation factor ELL2 isoform X1, whose product is MLGRQRDDGGGLVKMAALSEDGRYGLNCGRRNADRVTVLHVKLTETAFRAIESHQTCKNVPSSRPTIQFKGLQGRIKIPRTDSLDGSQNFDFYLSNVGKDNPQGSFECIQQYESSSGTPHLVSLGTVQDKVTVCATNDSYQVTRERMAQAEEDSRKRGTKVLKPVGQFRGKRVQIRKPAPSGSEPVAERKRSTPINPANTIRKCLANNPVSQRPYRDRLVHLLALRSYKKLELLARLQRDGVSQKDRSSLGSTLQQVANLNPKDNSYTLKEFVYRDVQRDWPGYSEDDRVQVNGILVRKLGLPTETLSSSSPLKDGLPASPQQKCQPELPVHFTDPLMPKKPRISHVTSQGPPAAPTPIPTSSSRERRAPPKEDDSHHSAAATTNTKRSSLPASTTTTAGPPLNHHHLPPPSQLQVSQRPPPSHQSGPGSNSNSPSTPEGRGTQDLPLDQSSTCLEPPSPIATSSPPSRTADRYGPCMPPPASSSPQSNPALTISSSSSTIIPPPSPSSSKKSKKKSKKHKEKDREKERRKDMRSSKGDGPGVSPRGVPVVPVVDTQRSRKRHRTKAEERRTPVIPTKSPVCPDEDTKERPVHSSDLSSTTVMPDYISKYTAVVSMDQRQTYKDEFNAEYEEYRVLHTRVENITRRFHHLDNESRRLPPGTKEYQEVHEEVLQEYNKMRQHSPNYQVEKQRCEYLHNKLAHIKRLIADFDQRGAQSWR
- the LOC115208257 gene encoding RNA polymerase II elongation factor ELL2 isoform X2 → MLGRQRDDGGGLVKMAALSEDGRYGLNCGRRNADRVTVLHVKLTETAFRAIESHQTCKNVPSSRPTIQFKGLQGRIKIPRTDSLDGSQNFDFYLSNVGKDNPQGSFECIQQYESSSGTPHLVSLGTVQDKVTVCATNDSYQVTRERMAQAEEDSRKRGTKVLKPVGQFRGKRVQIRKPAPSGSEPVAERKRSTPINPANTIRKCLANNPVSQRPYRDRLVHLLALRSYKKLELLARLQRDGVSQKDRSSLGSTLQQVANLNPKDNSYTLKEFVYRDVQRDWPGYSEDDRVQVNGILVRKLGLPTETLSSSSPLKDGLPASPQKCQPELPVHFTDPLMPKKPRISHVTSQGPPAAPTPIPTSSSRERRAPPKEDDSHHSAAATTNTKRSSLPASTTTTAGPPLNHHHLPPPSQLQVSQRPPPSHQSGPGSNSNSPSTPEGRGTQDLPLDQSSTCLEPPSPIATSSPPSRTADRYGPCMPPPASSSPQSNPALTISSSSSTIIPPPSPSSSKKSKKKSKKHKEKDREKERRKDMRSSKGDGPGVSPRGVPVVPVVDTQRSRKRHRTKAEERRTPVIPTKSPVCPDEDTKERPVHSSDLSSTTVMPDYISKYTAVVSMDQRQTYKDEFNAEYEEYRVLHTRVENITRRFHHLDNESRRLPPGTKEYQEVHEEVLQEYNKMRQHSPNYQVEKQRCEYLHNKLAHIKRLIADFDQRGAQSWR